A section of the Sporocytophaga myxococcoides DSM 11118 genome encodes:
- a CDS encoding helix-turn-helix domain-containing protein, giving the protein MQTPDSTNPQFELAVQFVNNTSQNIFLTGKAGTGKTTFLKHIKQHSHKKLAVIAPTGIAAINAGGVTVHSFFQLPFGSFLPLGSNNEMPEGNFFNRHMLLKQLRFGGMKRRLLLELELIIIDEVSMLRSDLLDAIDLILKHVRKQSNIPFGGVQLVFIGDLLQLPPVVNDEDWKILKQFYTSPFFFDAQVLKTAPPQYLELKKIYRQTNDVFIGLLNRLRNDQVLQQDLDLLNSYYRPEFKPQIQEEYITLTTHNRKAEEINQRELNKLEGEAHIYKAELKGDFNEKTVTAEVELLLKEGAQIMFIKNDKGENKKFYNGKLGVINRLEKDAVYVRFSAADDEFKVEKETWNNVRYNFNKETDAIEEEVLGSFTQYPLRLAWAITIHKSQGLTFSKAIVDAGESFAPGQVYVALSRLISLDGLVLYSKIRLDSINTDQHALDFALLERDDQSLHQDLKEGEKQYVHAKLLEVFNFAALSDVMEQFSTSMFDRRLTFLDEATELAKSLLEKAKAMEVVAEKFVRQMEQLLKTASDDKYASLRERVDAAGKYFLESMQKELFTPLEYHYDDVKKLKKVKQYLQDLNEVSDLIKRKKYQLEQAMQLTEGLAFGSDPVALLKEVQLSGKNRLERGKEKPVIQLPRVKAKKGDTHRLSLELFRQGKPIEKIAEERGLNISTIEGHLASFIFTGEVAVEEIVKEDKLKVIVAVIEEMGDMRTAVYKERLGENYSYSEITAVMNWRAKMATGIKED; this is encoded by the coding sequence ATGCAAACACCAGATTCAACTAATCCTCAGTTTGAATTGGCAGTACAATTTGTCAATAATACTTCACAGAATATTTTTCTTACAGGGAAAGCCGGTACAGGGAAAACTACTTTTCTAAAACATATAAAGCAACATTCTCATAAGAAGCTAGCAGTAATAGCACCAACAGGAATTGCTGCCATCAATGCAGGAGGCGTTACTGTGCATTCATTTTTTCAACTTCCTTTTGGTAGCTTTTTACCGCTTGGGAGTAACAATGAAATGCCTGAAGGTAATTTTTTTAACCGCCATATGCTTTTAAAGCAACTTCGGTTTGGCGGAATGAAAAGAAGGTTATTGTTGGAGCTTGAGTTGATTATTATTGATGAAGTTTCCATGCTCAGGAGCGATTTGCTGGATGCGATAGATTTAATATTAAAGCATGTTAGAAAGCAATCCAATATACCATTCGGAGGAGTACAATTAGTCTTTATTGGTGATCTCTTGCAGTTGCCTCCGGTGGTCAATGATGAAGATTGGAAAATACTTAAACAGTTTTATACAAGCCCGTTCTTTTTTGATGCACAGGTTTTGAAAACAGCACCTCCTCAATACCTGGAGCTAAAGAAAATATATCGTCAGACAAATGACGTTTTTATAGGCCTGTTGAACAGACTTAGAAATGATCAGGTTCTGCAACAAGATCTGGATTTGTTAAATAGTTATTACCGTCCTGAATTCAAGCCTCAAATACAGGAAGAGTACATTACGCTCACAACACATAATAGGAAAGCAGAAGAGATTAACCAGAGAGAGTTGAATAAACTTGAAGGCGAAGCGCATATTTATAAAGCAGAATTGAAAGGAGACTTTAATGAAAAAACGGTAACTGCAGAAGTAGAGCTCTTACTTAAAGAAGGGGCTCAGATCATGTTTATCAAAAATGACAAAGGAGAGAATAAAAAATTTTACAATGGGAAATTAGGTGTTATTAACAGACTTGAAAAGGATGCAGTGTATGTTCGCTTCTCTGCTGCTGATGATGAATTCAAGGTAGAGAAAGAGACATGGAATAATGTTCGCTATAATTTCAATAAGGAAACAGATGCTATTGAAGAAGAGGTGTTAGGATCTTTTACTCAGTATCCTCTAAGGCTCGCTTGGGCCATTACTATTCATAAGAGTCAGGGTTTAACCTTTTCAAAAGCAATAGTAGATGCCGGAGAATCTTTTGCACCCGGACAGGTTTATGTAGCACTGAGCCGCCTGATCTCTTTGGATGGATTGGTCCTTTATTCAAAAATAAGGTTAGATTCTATCAATACAGATCAGCATGCGCTGGACTTTGCTCTATTGGAAAGGGATGATCAAAGTCTGCATCAGGATCTTAAAGAAGGTGAGAAACAATATGTGCACGCTAAGCTTCTTGAAGTGTTCAATTTTGCTGCACTTTCCGATGTTATGGAGCAGTTCAGTACAAGCATGTTTGATAGAAGATTGACATTTCTGGATGAAGCCACTGAATTAGCAAAATCTCTTTTAGAGAAAGCAAAAGCTATGGAAGTTGTAGCCGAAAAGTTTGTAAGACAAATGGAGCAGCTTTTGAAGACAGCATCTGATGATAAATATGCAAGTTTACGGGAAAGGGTAGATGCTGCTGGAAAGTATTTTTTAGAATCCATGCAAAAGGAGCTTTTCACACCTCTTGAATATCATTATGATGATGTGAAAAAACTGAAGAAGGTAAAGCAATATTTACAGGATCTTAATGAAGTTTCTGATTTGATTAAGAGAAAGAAATACCAGCTTGAGCAAGCAATGCAGTTAACAGAAGGCTTAGCTTTCGGATCAGATCCTGTTGCACTATTAAAGGAGGTACAGCTATCAGGGAAAAATAGACTGGAGAGAGGGAAGGAAAAGCCAGTGATACAATTGCCAAGAGTGAAGGCAAAGAAAGGCGATACACATAGGTTGAGCCTTGAGTTGTTCAGGCAGGGTAAGCCAATAGAGAAAATAGCAGAAGAAAGAGGTCTTAACATAAGCACTATTGAAGGTCACCTCGCTTCGTTTATTTTTACCGGAGAGGTAGCAGTGGAGGAAATTGTAAAGGAAGATAAACTGAAAGTTATCGTAGCTGTAATCGAGGAAATGGGAGATATGAGGACTGCTGTATATAAAGAAAGATTAGGAGAAAATTATAGTTATAGCGAAATAACGGCAGTTATGAATTGGAGAGCAAAAATGGCAACAGGGATTAAAGAGGATTAA